In Dromaius novaehollandiae isolate bDroNov1 chromosome 14, bDroNov1.hap1, whole genome shotgun sequence, a genomic segment contains:
- the SCNN1G gene encoding amiloride-sensitive sodium channel subunit gamma codes for MAPSGAAGGRAAACAMAPGKKITAKIKKTLPVTGPQAPTLSELMNWYCLNTNTHGCRRIVVSRGRLRRLIWILLTLSAVGLILWQCAELLMNYYSASVSVTVQFQKLPFPAVTICNINPYKYSAMKDYLSELDKETKNALETFYGFSEGKSKVRRSVGDENTTGSEFFEQIALLKFEDFSKTVTDLRSGQKRKTEGSVFHKDSSIVNSGDSNDIIGFQLCDANNSSECALYTFSSGVNAIQEWYKLHYMNIMAQIPLETKEKLSYSADDLLLTCFFDGLSCDKRHFTRFHHPLYGNCYTFNSGENGTVLSTSTGGSEYGLQVVLYIDEADYNPFLVTSSGAKIMVHDQNEYPFIEDIGTEIEPAAATSIGMHFTQSRKLSKPYSDCTETGADIPVENLYNKSYSLQICLHSCFQKAMVDSCGCAQYAQPLPAGAEYCNYKKNPNWMYCYYRLHEKFVKEQLGCQQICKDACSFKEWALTTSIAQWPSTASEDWMLRVLSWDKGQKINKKLNKTDLVNLMVFYEDLNERFISENPTNTIVTLLSNFGGQLGLWMSCSVVCVIEIVEVFFIDSFSIVMRRRWQKTKKWWNDRKREQVGKPSQASDLERQGHDNPVCIDEDLPTFNTALRLPLPRENHLPRTPPPNYSTLRLETAFTEQLPDTLDVTQH; via the exons ATGGCGCCgtcgggcgcggcgggcggccgag ctgcagcctgcGCCATGGCTCCTGGGAAGAAGATCACAGCCAAGATTAAGAAGACTTTGCCAGTGACAGGCCCCCAAGCTCCAACGCTCAGTGAGCTGATGAACTGGTACTGCCTGAATACCAACACGCACGGCTGTCGGCGCATCGTGGTGTCCAGGGGACGCTTGCGCAGGCTCATCTGGATTCTGCTAACTCTGAGCGCTGTTGGACTGATCCTGTGGCAGTGTGCTGAGCTCCTCATGAACTATTACAGCGCTTCGGTGTCCGTCACGGTCCAGTTCCAGAAGCTGCCCTTCCCTGCCGTCACGATTTGCAACATCAACCCCTACAA GTACAGTGCAATGAAAGACTATTTATCTGAATTGGACAAAGAGACAAAAAATGCTTTGGAGACTTTCTATGGGTTTTCAGAGGGCAAATCCAAGGTGCGTCGTTCAGTTGGTGACGAGAACACCACAGGGAGCGAATTCTTCGAGCAGATCGCACTGCTGAAATTTGAAGACTTCTCTAAGACAGTTACTGACCTTCGCAGTGGCCAGAAGAGGAAAACTGAGGGCAGCGTCTTTCACAAAGATTCATCCATAGTAAACTCCGGGGATTCAAATGATATCATCGGCTTTCAGCTG TGCGATGCAAACAACAGCAGCGAGTGTGCCCTTTATACATTCAGTTCTGGTGTTAATGCTATCCAAGAATGGTACAAGCTGCATTACATGAACATCATGGCACAAATTCCCTTGGAGACTAAAGAAAAATTGAGTTATTCTGCTGACGACCTTCTGCTGACATGTTTCTTTGACGGCCTATCTTGTGACAAAAG GCACTTCACTCGTTTCCATCATCCGCTGTATGGTAATTGCTATACCTTCAACAGTGGAGAAAATGGGACAGTCCTGAGCACCTCCACGGGAGGCAGCGAGTACG GACTGCAGGTTGTCCTGTATATAGATGAAGCAGACTACAACCCTTTCCTGGTGACGTCCTCAGGGGCCAAAATCATGGTCCATGACCAAAATGAATATCCCTTCATCGAAGACATCGGCACAGAAATCGAGCCAGCAGCAGCAACCTCCATAGGGATGCACTTT ACTCAGTCTCGCAAGCTCAGCAAACCCTACAGTGACTGCACAGAGACGGGTGCTGACATACCAGTGGAAAATCTCTATAACAAGAGCTACTCACTCCAG ATTTGCCTGCACTCCTGTTTCCAGAAGGCCATGGTAGACTCCTGCGGCTGTGCCCAGTATGCGCAGCCCTTACCTGCTGGGGCAGAGTACTGCAACTACAAGAAAAACCCCAACTGGA TGTACTGCTACTACAGACTGCACGAGAAATTCGTGAAGGAGCAGTTGGGCTGTCAGCAAATTTGCAAAGATGCCTGCAG CTTCAAGGAATGGGCCCTCACCACCAGCATCGCCCAGTGGCCGTCTACGGCGTCGGAG GACTGGATGCTTCGAGTTCTCTCTTGGGACAAAGGGCAGAAAATCAACAAGAAGTTAAACAA AACGGACCTAGTAAATCTCATGGTGTTTTATGAAGACCTGAATGAGAGATTCATTTCAGAGAATCCTACCAACACA ATTGTCACTCTTCTTTCCAACTTTGGAGGCCAGCTGGGCCTTTGGATGAGCTGCTCAGTTGTTTGTGTCATTGAGATCGTGGAAGTTTTCTTCATTGATTCGTTTTCCATCGTAATGCGGCGGCGATggcaaaagacaaagaaatggtGGAACGACAGAAAAAGAGAACAGGTGGGGAAGCCATCTCAGGCCAGCGATCTGGAGAGACAAGGCCATGATAACCCTGTGTGCATCGACGAGGACCTGCCCACCTTCAACACTGCCCTTCGCTTACCGCTGCCCCGGGAGAACCACCTGCCCAGGACTCCCCCACCCAATTACAGCACTTTGCGGCTAGAGACTGCGTTCACGGAACAGCTACCTGACACACTAGATGTTACGCAACACTGA